Proteins found in one Crassostrea angulata isolate pt1a10 chromosome 3, ASM2561291v2, whole genome shotgun sequence genomic segment:
- the LOC128178338 gene encoding 39S ribosomal protein L54, mitochondrial-like: MWTRKSLSLCKNLTFLQSRALHVNGFLLGKKEAKAAGKKDKFLDAERDPEKLCKFVCGANIMKNGQDPEIKPDSEYPDWLWNLKLERGPYEREPDTFKYWRLVRRKTLQQMNKERKKVA, translated from the exons ATGTGGACAAGAAAATCGTTGTCTCTTTGTAAGAATCTTACATTTTTACAAAGCAGAGCACTGCATGTAAATGGATTCTTATTAGGGAAAAAAGAGG CTAAAGCTGCTGGAAAGAAAGACAAATTTCTGGATGCAGAAAGAGACCCAGAAAAACTGTGTAAATTTGTTTGTGGTGctaatataatgaaaaatggACAAGACCCCGAAATAAAACCAGACAGTGAGTACCCAGACTGGCTGTGGAATCTAAAATTAGAAAGGGGACCTTATGAACGTGAGCCCGACACCTTCAAATATTGGAGGCTTGTTCGCCGAAAAACCCTGCAGCAAATGAACAAAGAGAGGAAGAAAGTGGCATAG